The stretch of DNA CGAGGGCGTGGTCACGGTGTGCGCCGACGAAGTCCACTTCCTCGACGCTGCCGTGGTCGGCTTCGGGAAGCGATTCGGGTTCTGCGAGATTAGCGACAATTTCGTCCGTGACCGCCGGGAGTGCGGGCGCGCCGTTGTCCGGGATGAATTTCACGCCGTTGTACTCGGGTGGGTTGTGGCTCGCCGTGACCATGAGCGCGCCCGCGAGGTCTCGCTCCACGATGTTCCACGCGACGACCGGCGTCGGGCAGTCACGCGGCGGCATCACCACGTCGAAGCCGTTCGCGGTGAGTACGTCTGCGAGCGTGTCTGCGAACCCGCGTGAGCTCTCCCGGGCGTCGTAGCCGATAGCGACGGGTCGCGTTTCACCCGTGTCTGCGAGGGTGGTGGCGACGGCTTGCCCGACCATGCGCACGCGCGGGGTGGTGAACACGTCAAGGGTGGCGCGCCACCCGTCGGTGCCGAATGAAATCTTGTCCATACGCTTCACTCCGACTGCGGGGTGAAAAATCTCGCTGCTGCCGGGTCGGGAATTTACTCACTCACACAGCCGCTCTTTTCGCGTCCGGGAAAACTGTTTAATCTCGTATTCGCGGCTCATCGCCCGCGACTTCGATTCGAACTGTTCTGTGTGGACGAGTTCGACGGGACCACGTCCGCGCGTGTACTTCGCTCCGGTTCCGGCGTTGTGTTCTTCGACGCGGCGTTCCACGTCGGTCGTGTAACCCGTGTAGAGCGACCCGTCTGCGCATTCGACGACGTAGACGTAGTGCATCTAGTTGCGTAAACGAAACCGACAGCCGTAGCGATTTCGGCGAATGAGAATGGGGGGTAGGGAGGAAAACGCGCCGAATAATTGGTCTCTAGTCGATACGAATCCGCGGATTATCTGGCGGGTTGTCGATCCGCACGGGTCTTGGATGCCTCCGCAATTCCCGCGTTCGCTGAGCAGTTCGGACATGCGTTTACCTGTCCACTCTCGTCTGCAAATACTCGAGCGAAGCGGTCAGACACGTGGGAGCCACAGTAGTTGCACTCTGGCATTATACGCGCCGGCACTTGTCTACCGGCAGGAATCGTTCGCGGCCGAGGTAGATATACTCTTGCACGATTCTTGCCCGATTCTCCTGAGAATCGTACGATAGTCCGGCAAAAGCCGGTTATTCCTGCCGATTCCTCGCAGAATGGAGCCGTCGCGCAATCAATCCGGCTTGCGCCCCTGCAACGAAGCCCGCATCGATGTTCACGGTTGTCAACGCCGTACACGACTGCAGCATCCCAAACAGCGCGGCTTCGCCATCGCCGCCGACGCCGTAGCCAGAGGCGATGGGCAGGGCAATCACCGGCACGTCTACGAGTCCGGCAATCACCGTCGGCAACGCGCCTTCGCGACCCGCCGCCACGATGAGCACGTCGAGCGCGCGCAGGTCTTCTAAGGAATCGAACAGCCGATGGATGCCCGCCACGCCCACGTCGTCGATGCGTTCTACGGTCGCACCCATCTCGCTCGCAATCGCCGCCGCTTCGCCTGCGGGGCCGCCGTCTGCGGTTCCGGCCGTCACGATACCGACCGTCGCGTCCAGGTCACGGCGCTCGAAGTCTTCTGCGTGCGCTCTGAGCACGCCCGCGCGCTCGTCGAACGAGAGTGTCCCGGAGAATGCGGGGCGGAGCGCAGAACGAACCGCGTTCGCGTCTTCGATGGTCAGTCTGGTGGCGATTGCTCGCCCCGTCGTTTCCAGTGCAGTTTCGACCAGCGAACAGATTTCAGCGGTCGTTTTGCCCGTCCCATAGACGGCTTCGGGGACGCCGCTTCGGTGCTCGCGGGCGGCGTCAAATCGCCCGGCGTCGTCGGTTGCATACCCCGCTAACTCGGCTTCCGCGGCCGCGGGGCTCAACTCACCTGCGGCGACGGCTTCTAATATGTCGCGCATACCCCCTCGTTTACACTCGAAGCGCACCTAGTTATCGACTCGAAACGGGGGTTTGTCGGGGGTAGGGACCTTCTTACACCGAGTCCATTTGAGAAACCTTATAAACGGTGATGGGAAACAGAAGTCCGTATGGCAGACCTGATCGTCAAAGCCGCCGTCAAGGAAGCGCTCGATGACATGAACGTTGCGTCCGACTTTTACGACGCACTCGACGAGGAAGTCGCAGAGCTTCTCGAAGACGCCGCACGCCGCGCCAAAGAGAACGACCGTAAGACGGTCCAGCCGCGCGACCTCTAAACTCGGATAGTCTCTCTCCCATTCTGGGGGAAAATCAACCATTCTTTCACACCCCACACCTCTGAGCGCCAGCGCCGCCTAAAACGGCTGTTCTTCGACGCCCGCGTCCGTGCCGACGAACGCCGTATCGACGAGATTGATGAACAGGCCGTGTTCGACCACGCCCGGAATCGCGGCGAGGTCGAGTGCGAGCATGGCCGGGTCGCGTATCTCACCGAAGTCGCAGTCGAGGACGACGTTTCCGTTGTCCGTGACGACGGGGCCGTCTTTGCGCTCGGCTTCGCGGAGGGTGGCTGCGCCGCCGACTTTGTTCGAAATATCGTCTGTGACGACGGTCCACGCCTCGGGGATGACTTCGACGGGAACCGGATGGTCGAGCGTCTCTGCTTGCTTTGTACTATCGGCGACGACGACGAACCGCTCTGCGGCCGCATCCACGATTTTCTCGCGCGTGTGGGCCGCGCCGCCGCCTTTGATGCAGTGGCGACCGGCGAGTTGGTCTGCGCCGTCGATGGCGAGGTGGACGGTGTCTACTGCATCGAGTGAGGTGAGTGGAATCCCGGCGCTCAGGGCGAGCTGGCGCGACTGAAACGAGGTCGGAATGCCTTGGATGTCGAGGCCCGCGTTCACCGCTTGCCCGAGTGCGCGAATCGCGTAGGCGGTCGTCGACCCCGTTCCAAGGCCGACGACCATTCCGTCTGTGGCTTCTGCCGCGGCGCGTTCGCCCGCGCGGCGCTTTGCGTCATCGCTTCCACCGGTCGCTTTCATGTGCCCACCATAGACGTGGGGTGTCAAAAAGCACCGCGGCCGGCCACGCCCTTTTTGGTTCCGTACTCCGTCGCCAGTATCATGTTTGGAACGAGTGGTATTCGAGGCCCCGTCGGTGAGGTCGTGACAGCAGACCTTGCACTCGCCGTCGGGCGGGCACTTGCCGCCGAAGCCGACCGCGTCGTCGTCGGCCGCGACCCCCGCGAAAGTGGCGAATTTTTGACTGATGCGCTGGTCGCCGGGCTGCGAGAAAGCGGCACCGACGTCATCGACATCGGCCTCGCTGCCACGCCAACCGTCGCCCGTGCCGTCGCGGGCGAGGACGCAGACGCAGGCGTCTCGATTACCGCCTCCCACAACCCCGCCCCCGACAACGGTATCAAGCTCTGGAACCCCTCCGGGCAGGCGTTTGACGAAGCCCAACGCGAGGCCATCACCGCACGCATCCGCGACGACTACTTCGACCCCGTCGGCTGGGAGGGCCTCGGCAAGCGCCACGCGAAAGACGGCGCAGAGCGCCACATCCAGACGCTCGTCGACGCCGTCTCTCTCGACGAACCGCTCTCGGTCATCGTGGACGTGGGAAACGGCGCAGGCGGCGTCACCGCAGAAGCCCTCACTCGCCTCGATTGTGAGGTTGAAACCCTGAACGCCCAGCCGGACGGCCGGTTCCCCGGTCGCCCGAGCGAGCCAACCGCAGAGACCTGCGAGTCGCTCTGCCAGCTCGTCGCGGCCTCCGACGCAGACCTCGGCATCGCCCACGACGGCGACGCAGACCGCATGATGGCCGTCACCGGCGACGGCGACTTTATCTCTGGAGATATGCTGCTCGCGCTCTTCGCACTCGACGCCGCAGGCGAGGGCGATCGGGTCGCCGCGCCCGTAGACACCAGTCTCGTCGTCGCAGACCTGCTCGCAGAAAAAGGCGCAGAACTCACGCGCACCAAAGTCGGCGACGTGTACGTCGCAGAGCGCGCCACGGAACCGGACGTGGTGTTCGGCGGCGAACCCTCTGGCGCGTGGATTTGGCCCGACGAAACCCTGTGTCCGGACGGCCCGCTCGCCGCGGTTCGCCTCGTCGAACTCGCGAGCAAGCGCTCGCTCGCAGAGCGCGTCGGCGAATTAGAGCCGTATCCGATTCGCCGCACCAGCCTCGAAGTCGAGCGCAAAGACGAACTCATGGCGGCTATCGAAGCCCGCGTGCTCTCCGAGTTCGACGACGTGCAAACCTTAGACGGCGTCCGCGTCGACCTCGGTGACGCGTGGTTCCTCCTGCGCGCGTCTGGCACCCAGCCGCTCATCCGCGTCACCGCAGAGGCCCGCGACCCCGCCCGCGCAGACGAAGTATTCGAGCGCGCGACCGGCATCGTCGCGGACTCGCAGTAACCGTAGTCGGGCACGAATCGTTTTTCTCCTCACGCAGATATTGAACAGCAATGGGCGAGACGGTAGTAATTTCGGGGGTGGGGCCGGGACTCGGGGCGGCGCTCGCGCGCCGGTT from Haladaptatus sp. ZSTT2 encodes:
- a CDS encoding GIY-YIG nuclease family protein — translated: MHYVYVVECADGSLYTGYTTDVERRVEEHNAGTGAKYTRGRGPVELVHTEQFESKSRAMSREYEIKQFSRTRKERLCE
- a CDS encoding DUF7563 family protein; this translates as MPECNYCGSHVSDRFARVFADESGQVNACPNCSANAGIAEASKTRADRQPAR
- the larB gene encoding nickel pincer cofactor biosynthesis protein LarB codes for the protein MRDILEAVAAGELSPAAAEAELAGYATDDAGRFDAAREHRSGVPEAVYGTGKTTAEICSLVETALETTGRAIATRLTIEDANAVRSALRPAFSGTLSFDERAGVLRAHAEDFERRDLDATVGIVTAGTADGGPAGEAAAIASEMGATVERIDDVGVAGIHRLFDSLEDLRALDVLIVAAGREGALPTVIAGLVDVPVIALPIASGYGVGGDGEAALFGMLQSCTALTTVNIDAGFVAGAQAGLIARRLHSARNRQE
- a CDS encoding DUF1931 family protein, which gives rise to MADLIVKAAVKEALDDMNVASDFYDALDEEVAELLEDAARRAKENDRKTVQPRDL
- the rpiA gene encoding ribose-5-phosphate isomerase RpiA; the encoded protein is MKATGGSDDAKRRAGERAAAEATDGMVVGLGTGSTTAYAIRALGQAVNAGLDIQGIPTSFQSRQLALSAGIPLTSLDAVDTVHLAIDGADQLAGRHCIKGGGAAHTREKIVDAAAERFVVVADSTKQAETLDHPVPVEVIPEAWTVVTDDISNKVGGAATLREAERKDGPVVTDNGNVVLDCDFGEIRDPAMLALDLAAIPGVVEHGLFINLVDTAFVGTDAGVEEQPF
- the glmM gene encoding phosphoglucosamine mutase, producing the protein MFGTSGIRGPVGEVVTADLALAVGRALAAEADRVVVGRDPRESGEFLTDALVAGLRESGTDVIDIGLAATPTVARAVAGEDADAGVSITASHNPAPDNGIKLWNPSGQAFDEAQREAITARIRDDYFDPVGWEGLGKRHAKDGAERHIQTLVDAVSLDEPLSVIVDVGNGAGGVTAEALTRLDCEVETLNAQPDGRFPGRPSEPTAETCESLCQLVAASDADLGIAHDGDADRMMAVTGDGDFISGDMLLALFALDAAGEGDRVAAPVDTSLVVADLLAEKGAELTRTKVGDVYVAERATEPDVVFGGEPSGAWIWPDETLCPDGPLAAVRLVELASKRSLAERVGELEPYPIRRTSLEVERKDELMAAIEARVLSEFDDVQTLDGVRVDLGDAWFLLRASGTQPLIRVTAEARDPARADEVFERATGIVADSQ